One window of the Asticcacaulis sp. SL142 genome contains the following:
- the virB11 gene encoding P-type DNA transfer ATPase VirB11, with protein sequence MAVEPLHPEGVYLRTYLAPFRQWLDRADVTEVMVNRPGEVWVEISGQPNMQRFDAPDINDHLVSRLAAQIARISHQGINRENPLLGATLPTGERVQVIGPPATRKNWALAIRRHVMVNRPLEAYDRGPIKAATYTTREQDQVAARRDPVGFLKKAVLARKTVLISGGTSSGKTTFLNAMLQTVPESERIILVEDTPEIIVHQPNALGLVAVKGELGEAKVTVNDLLQASLRLRPDRIIVGEIRGAEAVTFLRAINTGHPGSFTTVHANSPQGALEQLALMVMQGGMSLSRQETLAYASSLIDVVVQLSKSGGERGISDIYCPV encoded by the coding sequence ATGGCCGTTGAACCGCTCCACCCCGAAGGCGTTTATCTCCGCACCTATCTGGCGCCCTTTCGTCAGTGGCTGGACCGCGCCGATGTGACCGAAGTCATGGTCAATCGTCCCGGCGAAGTGTGGGTGGAAATTTCCGGTCAGCCGAACATGCAGCGTTTCGATGCGCCCGACATCAATGACCATCTGGTCAGTCGGCTGGCGGCCCAGATCGCCCGCATCAGCCATCAGGGCATTAACCGCGAAAACCCGTTGCTGGGGGCGACCCTGCCGACCGGTGAGCGGGTGCAAGTCATCGGCCCACCCGCCACGCGTAAAAACTGGGCTCTGGCGATCCGCCGCCACGTCATGGTCAATCGCCCGCTTGAAGCCTATGACCGCGGGCCGATCAAGGCCGCGACCTATACCACTCGTGAGCAGGATCAGGTGGCCGCCCGCCGCGATCCGGTCGGCTTCCTGAAAAAAGCCGTGCTCGCGCGCAAGACCGTGCTGATTTCCGGCGGCACCTCATCCGGTAAGACGACGTTTCTAAACGCGATGCTGCAAACCGTGCCGGAGTCTGAGCGCATTATTCTAGTCGAAGACACGCCCGAAATCATCGTTCACCAACCCAACGCGCTCGGCCTTGTGGCCGTTAAGGGCGAACTGGGCGAAGCCAAGGTCACGGTCAATGACCTGCTGCAAGCGTCATTGCGGCTACGGCCTGACCGGATCATCGTCGGCGAAATTCGGGGGGCTGAGGCGGTCACGTTCTTACGCGCCATCAATACCGGCCATCCGGGATCGTTCACAACTGTCCACGCCAACTCACCGCAAGGGGCGCTGGAACAACTGGCGCTGATGGTCATGCAGGGCGGGATGAGCCTGTCGCGCCAGGAGACGCTGGCCTATGCGTCCAGCCTGATTGATGTGGTGGTGCAACTGTCGAAATCCGGCGGCGAACGCGGCATCAGCGATATCTACTGTCCGGTTTGA